The Rhopalosiphum maidis isolate BTI-1 chromosome 1, ASM367621v3, whole genome shotgun sequence genome has a segment encoding these proteins:
- the LOC113557248 gene encoding ATP-dependent (S)-NAD(P)H-hydrate dehydratase has protein sequence MTSHINMMNKCKTLLPILSHNLHKGQSGRIGVIGGCEEYTGAPYYAAISALRTGADLVYVFCFKSAAPVIKSYSPELIVLPYLDSPDCIDRLKPWLEKLHSLVVGPGLGTSPIAQDAVRRIFEHISRESNFNNKRMPIIADADSLNVIEPETFRFYNGCIYLTPNVHELTKLSSRLIGRQTYEPTVTDVQALMNKLGGNYVIVLKGAEDVIANIRGTLVCTEPGSTRRCGGQGDILAGSMGTFAYWASKQTHYCDELDPEVLAAYAASALTRHTNKLAFKAKGRNMITTDIVELLPNAFQTLFGN, from the coding sequence ATGACCtcacatataaatatgatgaatAAATGCAAAACTCTATTACCAATTTTATCGCACAATCTTCATAAAGGACAATCTGGAAGAATTGGTGTTATTGGAGGTTGTGAAGAATACACAGGAGCCCCCTACTATGCAGCCATTAGTGCGTTACGTACAGGAGCTGATCTTGTTTATGTGTTTTGTTTCAAATCTGCTGCTCCAGTTATAAAGTCATACTCGCCAGAACTTATTGTGTTGCCATATTTGGACAGTCCAGATTGTATTGACCGTTTAAAGCCCTGGTTAGAAAAGCTTCACTCTCTGGTTGTAGGACCAGGACTTGGTACTAGCCCTATTGCTCAAGATGCTGTTAGACGTATTTTTGAACACATCAGTAGAgaatcaaattttaacaataaaagaaTGCCAATAATAGCTGATGCAGATTCTCTTAATGTAATTGAACCAGAaacatttcgattttataaTGGTTGTATTTACCTTACTCCAAATGTTCAcgaattaactaaattatctAGTAGACTAATTGGGCGTCAAACATATGAACCAACAGTGACTGATGTCCAGGCACTTATGAACAAATTAGGAGGtaattatgttatagtattaaaaggAGCTGAAGATGTTATAGCAAATATAAGAGGAACTTTAGTGTGTACTGAACCAGGTTCAACTAGACGATGTGGAGGTCAAGGAGATATATTAGCAGGAAGTATGGGCACTTTTGCTTATTGGGCTTCCAAGCAAACACACTATTGTGATGAATTAGATCCAGAAGTTCTTGCTGCTTATGCAGCGAGTGCACTTACTagacatacaaataaattagcgTTTAAAGCAAAAGGTCGAAATATGATTACAACAGATATTGTTGAATTGCTACCTAATGCTTTCCAAACTTTATTTGGCaactaa